One window of Xylocopa sonorina isolate GNS202 chromosome 9, iyXylSono1_principal, whole genome shotgun sequence genomic DNA carries:
- the LOC143427250 gene encoding sperm-associated antigen 7-like, with protein MDLLGSILNSMDKPPTISDKQKALMKKQKEEYQKHQKAEAERLKVFREKVEEKINKFLQDGDAKEYKFPPMDQIRRSIIHDVAEVANIWAYSFGEEGIDRHIVIFKREFAPSEDQLNTLRRGEEWNEEIAKRLAEEKERRAKEEQEAALKAKKRKDNFVPNSYYKDKYRHLIGKEAALEAARKTEANSSYGCVPSENKKDQRSIEQTLADIRAKKRKLGTNIEELKHDHDDDDDDDDDDDDDDDDDDDDDDDDDNNNDDDDDDDDHDDNDDDDDDDDDDADGDNDDNNIK; from the exons ATGGATTTGCTAGGATCGATTCTGAATTCAATGGATAAGCCGCCTACGATCAGCGACAAGCAAAAGGCGTTAATGAAAA AACAGAAAGAAGAATATCAGAAGCATCAAAAAGCGGAAGCTGAAAGGTTGAAAGTTTTTCGGGAAAAG GTCGAGGAGAAAATTAATAAATTCCTCCAGGATGGTGATGCCAAGGAATACAAGTTTCCCCCGATGGATCAAATCCgtagaagtataat ACACGACGTTGCCGAAGTGGCAAATATATGGGCATATTCGTTTGGAGAAGAAGGCATCGATCGGCACATTGTCATTTTCAAGAGAGAATTTGCTCCATCCGAAGATCAGTTAAATACGTTGCGTAGAGGAGAGGAATGGAacgaagaaatagcgaaaagacTGGCGGAGGAAAAGGAGAGGCGAGCTAAGGAAGAACAAGAGGCTGCGCTAAAAGCCAAGAAACGAAAAGACAATTTTGTACCAAACAGTTATTACAAGGATAAGTATCGGCACCTAATTGGGAAAGAAGCTGCTCTAGAAGCAGCTAGGAAAACGGAAGCTAACAGTAGTTACGGCTGTG TTCCCAGTGAAAATAAGAAAGATCAGCGAAGTATAGAACAGACATTGGCAGACATAAGAGCCAAGAAAAGAAAATTGGGAACAAATATCGAAGAATTAAAGcacgaccacgacgacgacgacgacgacgacgacgacgacgacgacgacgacgacgacgacgacgacgacgacgacgacgacgacaacaacaacgacgacgacgatgatgatgatgaccacgacgacaacgacgacgacgacgacgacgacgacgacgatgctgATGGTGataatgatgataataatataaaataa
- the LOC143426705 gene encoding uncharacterized protein LOC143426705 isoform X1: protein MFSFQVQNHSTHPSGKMTLAATNNESKNGKDPPHQNHEETMQASTPSGLSDLQMQSTEVGEITEMPDYEMLSTSAVLHYCKHKILRPYLRLLGVMGLKPMSSDEAERCSFLCIFTNLHTFQVIVFMCIGYILQYMACFRRDRGFCYMTMPLESRVIPNGSREQVMEKVICFGNIIFSYLVPSLLHLIAYLYTVYLFRIKENEQLQNLMERAFLLSSNPVNRGNQRKLVRILWLFIALSLVWIIMALIIVNVLMAQESIAFQWLEQGPYQVKIILKVLLIVCTLWHDMVQGTVITSYCLQGQLLLAHLYFLRGKLLHHTLPSIDWMRELCEFKKLLKYFNDELGPAVCIYTVVNLSWAAAGTIWLLRYDNNGNVQNNPVTWIGIINVILWILISIVPFIQAARLTTACSMIQSIGHEVRVRPFVYQSTPGEDLDTILLYTSSLKMCARLFRVPVTGRYLCLLLTVGSILILALGQCQFF from the exons ATGTTTTCTTTTCAAGTTCAGAACCATTCTACTCATCCGTCCGGAAAAATGACACTG GCAGCCACTAATAATGAATCGAAGAATGGTAAAGATCCTCCTCATCAAAACCATGAAGAAACAATGCAGGCATCTACGCCGTCTGGATTATCAGATTTGCAAATGCAAAGTACAGAA GTTGGCGAAATCACAGAAATGCCAGATTACGAAATGTTGAGTACATCCGCAGTACTTCATTATTGCAAACACAAAATATTGAGACCGTATCTGAGATTGTTAGGGGTAATGGGCTTGAAGCCGATGAGCAGCGACGAAGCAGAACGGTGTTCATTTCTTTGCATCTTTACGAATCTTCACACCTttcaagttatagtattcatgtgCATCGGATATATTTTGCAGTACATGGCGTGTTTCAG AAGAGATAGAGGATTTTGTTACATGACAATGCCATTGGAATCTCGAGTGATACCTAACGGTAGTAGAGAACAAGTTATGGAAAAAGTTATTTGCTTTGGAAATATTATATTCAGTTATTTGGTTCCTAGTCTATTGCATTTAATTGCATATTTATATACCGTATATTTGTTCAGAATTAAAGAAAATGAACAATTGCAAAACTTAATGGAAAGAGCGTTCCTTCTGTCTTCGAATCCTGTAAATCGTGGAAATCAAAGGAAACTAGTACGAATACTGTGGCTGTTTATAGCATTGAGCCTTGTGTGGATAATTATGGCATTAATTATAGTAAACGTTTTAATGGCTCAAGAAAGTATTGCATTTCAGTGGCTAGAACAAGG TCCGTATCAAGTAAAAATAATATTGAAAGTACTTTTAATCGTGTGCACGTTATGGCACGATATGGTACAAGGGACTGTTATAACCAGTTATTGCTTACAAGGGCAACTTTTGTTGGCTCATTTGTATTTTCTTCGTGGGAAACTGCTTCACCATACCTTACCATCTATCGACTGGATGAGG GAGCTTTGCGAATTTAAGAAGCTATTAAAATACTTCAACGACGAACTAGGACCAGCTGTATGCATTTATACGGTTGTGAATTTGTCATGGGCTGCCGCAGGTACGATTTGGCTGCTCCGATACGATAATAACGGAAACGTGCAAAACAATCCTGTTACTTGGATTGGAATAATAAACGTAATTCTTTGGATTCTAATATCGATAGTTCCTTTCATTCAG GCAGCTCGTTTAACTACCGCTTGCTCTATGATTCAAAGTATCGGCCACGAAGTACGCGTCCGACCATTCGTTTATCAAAGTACACCAGGAGAAGATCTCGATACTATACTATTGTACACGTCGTCGTTAAAAATGTGTGCCAGACTCTTCCGAGTACCAGTTACGGGTAGATATCTTTGCCTCCTTCTGACCGTAGGCAGCATTTTGATACTTGCGCTAGGACAGTGTCAATTCTTCtaa
- the LOC143426705 gene encoding uncharacterized protein LOC143426705 isoform X2, producing the protein MFSFQVQNHSTHPSGKMTLAATNNESKNGKDPPHQNHEETMQASTPSGLSDLQMQRVMGLKPMSSDEAERCSFLCIFTNLHTFQVIVFMCIGYILQYMACFRRDRGFCYMTMPLESRVIPNGSREQVMEKVICFGNIIFSYLVPSLLHLIAYLYTVYLFRIKENEQLQNLMERAFLLSSNPVNRGNQRKLVRILWLFIALSLVWIIMALIIVNVLMAQESIAFQWLEQGPYQVKIILKVLLIVCTLWHDMVQGTVITSYCLQGQLLLAHLYFLRGKLLHHTLPSIDWMRELCEFKKLLKYFNDELGPAVCIYTVVNLSWAAAGTIWLLRYDNNGNVQNNPVTWIGIINVILWILISIVPFIQAARLTTACSMIQSIGHEVRVRPFVYQSTPGEDLDTILLYTSSLKMCARLFRVPVTGRYLCLLLTVGSILILALGQCQFF; encoded by the exons ATGTTTTCTTTTCAAGTTCAGAACCATTCTACTCATCCGTCCGGAAAAATGACACTG GCAGCCACTAATAATGAATCGAAGAATGGTAAAGATCCTCCTCATCAAAACCATGAAGAAACAATGCAGGCATCTACGCCGTCTGGATTATCAGATTTGCAAATGCAAA GGGTAATGGGCTTGAAGCCGATGAGCAGCGACGAAGCAGAACGGTGTTCATTTCTTTGCATCTTTACGAATCTTCACACCTttcaagttatagtattcatgtgCATCGGATATATTTTGCAGTACATGGCGTGTTTCAG AAGAGATAGAGGATTTTGTTACATGACAATGCCATTGGAATCTCGAGTGATACCTAACGGTAGTAGAGAACAAGTTATGGAAAAAGTTATTTGCTTTGGAAATATTATATTCAGTTATTTGGTTCCTAGTCTATTGCATTTAATTGCATATTTATATACCGTATATTTGTTCAGAATTAAAGAAAATGAACAATTGCAAAACTTAATGGAAAGAGCGTTCCTTCTGTCTTCGAATCCTGTAAATCGTGGAAATCAAAGGAAACTAGTACGAATACTGTGGCTGTTTATAGCATTGAGCCTTGTGTGGATAATTATGGCATTAATTATAGTAAACGTTTTAATGGCTCAAGAAAGTATTGCATTTCAGTGGCTAGAACAAGG TCCGTATCAAGTAAAAATAATATTGAAAGTACTTTTAATCGTGTGCACGTTATGGCACGATATGGTACAAGGGACTGTTATAACCAGTTATTGCTTACAAGGGCAACTTTTGTTGGCTCATTTGTATTTTCTTCGTGGGAAACTGCTTCACCATACCTTACCATCTATCGACTGGATGAGG GAGCTTTGCGAATTTAAGAAGCTATTAAAATACTTCAACGACGAACTAGGACCAGCTGTATGCATTTATACGGTTGTGAATTTGTCATGGGCTGCCGCAGGTACGATTTGGCTGCTCCGATACGATAATAACGGAAACGTGCAAAACAATCCTGTTACTTGGATTGGAATAATAAACGTAATTCTTTGGATTCTAATATCGATAGTTCCTTTCATTCAG GCAGCTCGTTTAACTACCGCTTGCTCTATGATTCAAAGTATCGGCCACGAAGTACGCGTCCGACCATTCGTTTATCAAAGTACACCAGGAGAAGATCTCGATACTATACTATTGTACACGTCGTCGTTAAAAATGTGTGCCAGACTCTTCCGAGTACCAGTTACGGGTAGATATCTTTGCCTCCTTCTGACCGTAGGCAGCATTTTGATACTTGCGCTAGGACAGTGTCAATTCTTCtaa